Proteins from a single region of Pseudomonas phenolilytica:
- a CDS encoding PhoH family protein: MDDFGRSRATQPTLYVLDTNVLIHDPNALLNFQEHQVAIPMTVLEELDQLKAGKHSVAAECRQAIRLIDRLLGNATPAEVEAGVPIQRDKSGPRGSLSILMSQRLENGLPEDLNDNKIINLVVAVSKQRPGVPVVLVTKDINMRLKARACGVAAEDYHTDQLVDDVGQLSRGYHSLSGSFWDRVSTVETHQGHGRTWHRVQLIDNLPAVHINEFILDEQGFVGWIKGIKEDELLLLDMHQEPLLHQEAWGLRPRDIHQALALFALLDPDIHLVNLSGAAGSGKTILALAAAIEQTVVSKRYRRIIATRSVQGLDEDIGFLPGTEAEKMEPWLGAITDNLEALHMDDENTPGSIDYILQKVPLQFKSLNYIRGRSFQQSLILIDECQNLTPHQMKTIITRAGNGSKVVCLGNLAQIDTPYLSATSSGLTYLTERFKDFSHGVHITLQGVPRSILAEYAEAHM; the protein is encoded by the coding sequence ATGGATGATTTCGGCAGATCCCGCGCGACTCAGCCCACCCTGTATGTTCTCGACACCAACGTCCTGATTCACGATCCCAACGCCTTGCTCAACTTCCAGGAGCACCAGGTCGCGATACCGATGACCGTGCTCGAGGAGCTCGATCAACTGAAAGCTGGTAAGCACAGCGTCGCCGCCGAGTGTCGCCAGGCGATTCGCCTGATCGACCGCCTGCTCGGCAATGCCACGCCCGCCGAGGTGGAGGCGGGCGTACCGATCCAGCGGGACAAGAGCGGGCCTCGCGGCAGCCTGTCGATCCTGATGAGCCAGCGGCTGGAGAACGGTCTGCCGGAAGACCTGAACGACAACAAGATCATCAACCTGGTGGTCGCGGTCAGCAAACAGCGGCCCGGCGTGCCGGTCGTGCTGGTCACCAAGGACATCAACATGCGCCTCAAGGCGCGTGCCTGCGGCGTGGCCGCCGAGGATTACCACACCGATCAGCTGGTCGACGACGTCGGGCAGCTGTCGCGCGGTTATCACAGCTTGAGCGGCTCGTTCTGGGACCGCGTGAGCACGGTCGAGACCCATCAGGGGCACGGTCGCACCTGGCATCGCGTGCAGCTGATCGACAATCTGCCGGCGGTGCATATCAATGAGTTCATCCTCGACGAGCAGGGTTTCGTCGGCTGGATCAAGGGCATCAAGGAAGACGAGCTGCTGCTGCTCGACATGCACCAGGAGCCGCTGCTGCATCAGGAGGCCTGGGGCCTGCGTCCGCGTGACATCCATCAGGCGCTGGCGCTGTTCGCCCTGCTCGATCCGGATATCCACCTGGTCAACCTGTCGGGCGCGGCCGGTTCGGGCAAGACCATTCTGGCGCTGGCCGCCGCGATCGAGCAGACGGTGGTGAGCAAGCGCTACCGGCGCATCATCGCGACCCGCAGCGTGCAGGGGCTGGACGAGGACATCGGCTTCCTGCCCGGGACCGAGGCGGAGAAGATGGAGCCCTGGCTCGGCGCGATCACCGACAACCTCGAAGCGCTGCACATGGACGACGAGAACACCCCCGGCAGCATCGATTACATCCTGCAGAAGGTACCGTTGCAGTTCAAATCGCTGAACTACATCCGCGGGCGCAGCTTCCAGCAGAGCCTGATCCTCATCGACGAGTGCCAGAACCTCACGCCGCACCAGATGAAGACCATCATCACCCGCGCCGGCAACGGCTCCAAGGTGGTCTGCCTGGGCAACCTGGCGCAGATCGATACGCCCTATCTGTCGGCCACCAGTTCCGGCCTCACCTACCTGACGGAGCGTTTCAAGGACTTCTCCCACGGCGTACACATCACCCTGCAGGGCGTGCCGCGTTCGATTCTGGCCGAGTACGCCGAGGCGCACATGTAA
- the moaC gene encoding cyclic pyranopterin monophosphate synthase MoaC, translating into MLTHLDSQGRASMVDVTEKAVTAREATAEARVRMLPQTLQMIQQGGHPKGDVFAVARIAGIQAAKKTYELIPLCHPLLLTSVKVELQAEGDDSVLIRATCRLAGQTGVEMEALTAASVAALTIYDMCKAVDRGMCIEGVRLLEKRGGKSGHWQVQA; encoded by the coding sequence ATGCTCACCCATCTCGATTCCCAGGGCCGTGCCAGCATGGTCGATGTGACCGAAAAGGCCGTCACCGCGCGCGAGGCGACGGCCGAGGCGCGCGTGCGGATGCTGCCGCAGACGCTGCAGATGATTCAGCAGGGCGGCCATCCCAAGGGCGATGTGTTCGCCGTGGCGCGCATCGCCGGCATCCAGGCGGCGAAGAAGACTTACGAACTGATCCCCCTGTGTCATCCGCTGCTGCTGACCAGTGTGAAGGTCGAGCTGCAAGCCGAAGGCGACGACAGCGTGCTGATCCGCGCCACCTGCAGGCTGGCCGGGCAGACCGGGGTGGAAATGGAGGCGCTGACCGCCGCCAGTGTTGCTGCCCTGACTATCTATGACATGTGCAAGGCGGTCGACCGCGGCATGTGCATCGAAGGCGTGCGCCTGCTGGAAAAGCGCGGCGGCAAGAGCGGGCATTGGCAGGTGCAGGCATGA
- a CDS encoding MoaD/ThiS family protein: protein MICVQFFARYREALGSDGERLDWDPSLTCLDDLRQRLLARGGAWEVLGEQNLMCARNQELCGLDEPLVDGDEVAFFPTVTGG from the coding sequence ATGATTTGCGTACAGTTTTTTGCCCGTTACCGCGAGGCGCTGGGCAGCGATGGCGAACGCCTTGACTGGGACCCGTCGCTCACCTGCCTGGATGACCTGCGCCAGCGCCTGCTCGCCCGCGGCGGCGCCTGGGAGGTACTCGGTGAGCAGAACCTGATGTGCGCGCGCAATCAGGAGCTCTGCGGCCTGGACGAACCGCTCGTCGATGGCGATGAAGTGGCGTTCTTCCCGACCGTGACCGGAGGTTGA
- the moaE gene encoding molybdopterin synthase catalytic subunit MoaE: MSVRVQQAAFDPGAELNALHAANLGIGAVAAFVGYVRDFNDGHEVAGMFLEHAPGMTEKALGKIVAEAEERWPLLSIDVLHRVGSLEPGEPIVFVGVTSAHREAAFDACRFVMDYLKTRAPFWKKENTPDGERWVDGRDSDQAAAERWQR, encoded by the coding sequence ATGAGTGTTCGGGTACAGCAGGCGGCCTTCGATCCCGGGGCCGAACTGAACGCGTTGCACGCGGCTAATCTGGGCATCGGTGCGGTCGCCGCCTTCGTCGGCTACGTGCGCGATTTCAATGACGGTCATGAGGTCGCCGGCATGTTCCTCGAGCATGCGCCGGGCATGACGGAGAAGGCGCTGGGCAAGATCGTCGCCGAGGCCGAGGAGCGCTGGCCGCTGCTGAGCATCGACGTGCTGCACCGCGTCGGCTCGCTGGAGCCGGGTGAGCCGATCGTGTTCGTCGGCGTGACCAGCGCGCATCGCGAGGCGGCGTTCGATGCCTGCCGTTTCGTCATGGATTACCTGAAGACCCGCGCACCGTTCTGGAAGAAGGAGAACACGCCGGACGGCGAGCGCTGGGTCGATGGGCGCGACAGCGATCAGGCCGCCGCCGAGCGCTGGCAGCGCTGA
- a CDS encoding DUF6095 family protein, with protein sequence MENLDWLLLLILTGFVLLCAGFANRDRQWGIVLLSLGIIVMFSTVSFKLYIALH encoded by the coding sequence ATGGAAAACCTCGACTGGCTGCTGCTGCTCATCCTTACCGGCTTCGTACTGTTGTGCGCCGGCTTCGCCAACCGCGACCGGCAATGGGGCATCGTGCTGCTCAGCCTGGGCATCATCGTCATGTTCTCCACGGTGTCGTTCAAGCTGTACATCGCGCTCCACTGA
- the rhlB gene encoding ATP-dependent RNA helicase RhlB has translation MLKALKKIFAKDEPQPAPITPAASSSAADTAQTQHTQPAQPDTKKAERAADKPRRPRHSKPAAPAWKLEDFVVEPVEGKTRFHDFKLAPELMHAIQDLGFPYCTPIQAQVLGFTLKGQDAIGRAQTGTGKTAAFLISTITQLLQTPPPKERYMGEPRALIIAPTRELVVQIANDALDLAKYTGLNVMSFVGGMDFDKQLKQLESRFCDILVATPGRLLDFNQRGEVHLDMVEVMVLDEADRMLDMGFIPQVRQIIRQTPMKGERQTLLFSATFTEDVMNLARQWTVNPAIVEIEPENVASDTVEQHVYAVAGSDKYKLLYNLISQNDWTRVMVFANRKDEVRRIEERLTKDGISAAQMSGDVPQHKRIKVLEGFREGKIRVLVATDVAGRGIHVDGISHVINFTLPEDPDDYVHRIGRTGRAGASGTSISFAGEDDAFALPPIEELIGRKIHCEMPPAELLVPVPRSR, from the coding sequence GTGCTCAAAGCACTCAAGAAAATCTTTGCCAAGGACGAGCCCCAGCCGGCGCCCATAACGCCCGCCGCCAGCAGCTCCGCCGCCGACACTGCCCAGACGCAGCACACCCAGCCCGCGCAGCCGGACACCAAGAAAGCCGAGCGCGCCGCCGACAAGCCACGTCGCCCGCGCCACAGCAAACCGGCCGCTCCGGCCTGGAAGCTCGAAGACTTCGTAGTCGAGCCGGTCGAAGGCAAGACCCGCTTCCATGACTTCAAGCTCGCCCCCGAGCTGATGCACGCCATCCAGGATCTGGGCTTCCCGTACTGCACGCCGATCCAGGCGCAGGTGCTGGGCTTCACGCTCAAGGGTCAGGACGCCATCGGCCGCGCGCAGACCGGCACTGGCAAGACCGCGGCCTTCCTGATTTCCACCATCACCCAGCTGCTGCAGACGCCGCCGCCCAAGGAACGCTACATGGGCGAACCACGCGCGCTGATCATCGCGCCGACCCGCGAGCTGGTGGTGCAGATCGCCAACGACGCGCTGGACCTGGCCAAGTACACCGGCCTGAACGTGATGAGCTTCGTCGGCGGCATGGACTTCGACAAGCAGCTCAAGCAGCTCGAATCGCGCTTCTGCGACATCCTGGTCGCCACGCCCGGCCGCCTGCTGGACTTCAACCAGCGCGGAGAGGTGCATCTGGACATGGTCGAGGTGATGGTGCTGGACGAGGCTGATCGCATGCTCGACATGGGCTTCATCCCGCAGGTGCGCCAGATCATCCGGCAAACGCCGATGAAGGGTGAACGCCAGACCTTGCTGTTCTCCGCGACCTTCACCGAGGACGTGATGAACCTCGCCCGCCAGTGGACGGTGAACCCGGCCATCGTCGAGATCGAGCCGGAAAACGTCGCCAGCGACACCGTCGAACAGCACGTCTACGCGGTGGCCGGCAGCGACAAGTACAAGCTGCTCTACAACCTGATCAGCCAGAACGACTGGACCCGAGTGATGGTCTTCGCCAATCGCAAGGACGAAGTCCGGCGCATCGAAGAACGCCTGACCAAGGACGGCATCAGCGCCGCGCAGATGTCCGGTGACGTGCCACAGCACAAGCGCATCAAGGTTCTGGAAGGCTTCCGTGAGGGCAAGATCCGCGTCCTGGTGGCCACCGACGTCGCCGGTCGCGGCATTCACGTCGACGGCATCAGCCACGTGATCAACTTCACCCTGCCGGAAGATCCGGACGACTACGTGCACCGCATCGGTCGTACCGGCCGTGCCGGTGCCAGCGGCACTTCGATCAGTTTCGCCGGCGAGGATGACGCCTTCGCCCTGCCGCCGATCGAGGAGCTGATCGGGCGCAAGATTCACTGCGAGATGCCGCCGGCCGAGCTGCTGGTGCCGGTACCACGCAGCCGTTGA